A window of the Streptomyces finlayi genome harbors these coding sequences:
- a CDS encoding sensor histidine kinase: protein MLRTEDTLAEGAHAPQPTLDRLDELVGTVRGAGITVVSESTGRRRPLSPGVELSAFRIVQEALSNVMRHAPGARVRVETGYHSAAVTVRVTNTAPDRVPAPSRGAGHGLLGMRERTVMLGGDFANGPTAEGGYEVVATLPLEDPV from the coding sequence GTGCTGCGCACGGAGGACACCCTCGCCGAAGGGGCGCACGCGCCGCAGCCCACGCTCGACCGGCTGGACGAACTGGTCGGCACGGTACGGGGAGCGGGGATCACCGTCGTCAGCGAGTCGACGGGAAGGCGCCGGCCCCTCTCGCCGGGCGTCGAACTGTCGGCGTTCCGCATCGTCCAGGAGGCGCTGAGCAACGTGATGCGCCACGCGCCCGGAGCGCGCGTACGGGTGGAGACCGGCTACCACTCGGCGGCGGTCACGGTCCGCGTCACCAACACCGCGCCCGACCGCGTGCCCGCCCCCTCACGGGGAGCCGGCCACGGACTGCTCGGCATGCGGGAACGTACCGTCATGCTGGGCGGAGACTTCGCCAACGGCCCCACCGCGGAGGGCGGTTACGAAGTGGTGGCCACCCTTCCCCTGGAGGACCCCGTATGA
- a CDS encoding response regulator: MTIRVLIADDQMMVRQGFTVLLDAEPGIVVVGQAVDGLDAVVKVAELAPDVVLMDIRMPGLGGIEATRRVTASPDTTVKVLVLTTLDLDEYVYEALRAGASGFLLKDASAAELAHAVRVVAAGEALLAPNITKRLIAEYARLAEAPRAPLKDRLGDLTQRETEVLSLIAHGLSNAEIAARLVVAEQTVKTHVSRILVKLSLRDRTQAAVHAYETGLVRPAGY, encoded by the coding sequence ATGACCATCCGCGTACTGATCGCCGACGACCAGATGATGGTCCGCCAGGGCTTCACCGTGCTGCTCGACGCCGAACCGGGCATCGTGGTCGTCGGCCAGGCCGTGGACGGCCTCGACGCGGTCGTCAAGGTGGCGGAACTCGCCCCCGACGTCGTCCTGATGGACATCCGCATGCCCGGACTCGGCGGCATCGAGGCGACCCGCCGCGTCACCGCGTCGCCCGACACCACCGTCAAGGTGCTCGTCCTGACGACCTTAGACCTCGACGAGTACGTGTACGAGGCGCTCCGCGCGGGCGCGTCCGGCTTTCTGCTCAAGGACGCCTCGGCAGCCGAACTGGCCCACGCGGTAAGGGTGGTGGCGGCCGGGGAGGCGCTCCTCGCGCCGAACATCACCAAGCGGCTGATCGCCGAGTACGCCCGGCTGGCCGAGGCGCCCCGCGCGCCCCTCAAGGACCGGCTGGGGGACCTGACGCAGCGCGAGACGGAGGTGCTGTCCCTGATCGCGCACGGACTGTCGAACGCGGAGATAGCGGCCCGTCTGGTGGTCGCCGAACAGACGGTGAAGACCCACGTGAGCCGCATCCTCGTCAAACTGTCCCTGCGCGACCGCACTCAGGCCGCCGTCCACGCGTACGAGACGGGACTGGTGCGTCCGGCCGGTTACTGA